The following proteins are encoded in a genomic region of Halonatronomonas betaini:
- a CDS encoding HlyD family efflux transporter periplasmic adaptor subunit, producing the protein MKLGKKKWLLLILIMMIIGVILGYYNQKPNFESALYGEVIDSVESRALVIRDEEVIYSNSNGTISLLFKEGERASYGQEVIEVNNDNFNKTFYSKKSGLISYGFDGLEEEFEIDNLNQYSVDKFRDLEPDFRHLTSGREINSGDPIYRIVNNNRVFFVFILENSKADNYKIREQVFLNESNTERNLTKGRVYNKISNSEMTALLIEVDKFKDDWLNRRHINFELISNIYRGLVIPRSAIFSTVQGRGVLVENNRGIIEFRNLKIIGGNSKELVVEGLNLGDRIIINPEVLNYGRGG; encoded by the coding sequence ATGAAATTAGGCAAAAAAAAATGGTTACTCTTGATATTAATTATGATGATAATTGGTGTTATTTTAGGCTATTATAATCAGAAACCGAATTTTGAATCTGCATTATATGGTGAGGTTATTGATAGTGTAGAATCTAGAGCACTGGTTATTAGAGATGAGGAAGTAATTTATAGTAATAGTAATGGGACTATATCTCTTTTATTTAAAGAAGGTGAAAGAGCCTCTTATGGTCAGGAGGTTATTGAAGTTAATAATGATAACTTTAATAAAACCTTTTATTCTAAAAAGTCTGGCTTAATTAGTTATGGTTTTGATGGTTTAGAAGAAGAATTTGAAATTGATAATTTAAATCAATATTCTGTTGATAAATTCAGAGATTTGGAACCAGATTTCAGGCATTTAACCAGTGGCAGAGAAATAAACTCAGGAGACCCAATCTATAGAATAGTTAATAACAATAGAGTATTTTTTGTATTTATTTTAGAGAACTCTAAAGCAGATAATTATAAGATTAGAGAACAGGTCTTTTTAAATGAATCTAATACAGAGAGAAATTTAACAAAGGGTAGAGTATATAATAAAATAAGTAATTCAGAAATGACAGCTCTGTTAATTGAGGTTGATAAATTTAAAGATGACTGGCTTAATAGAAGGCATATCAATTTTGAGTTGATTAGCAATATTTACCGGGGTCTGGTTATACCAAGAAGTGCTATTTTTAGTACAGTACAGGGCCGTGGAGTTTTAGTAGAAAATAATCGAGGAATTATCGAATTTAGAAATTTAAAAATTATAGGTGGTAATTCAAAAGAATTAGTTGTAGAAGGCTTAAACCTTGGAGATAGAATAATTATTAATCCTGAGGTTTTGAATTATGGTAGAGGTGGTTAA
- the pgeF gene encoding peptidoglycan editing factor PgeF, with protein MKNYRLLFTLKGYDYPVLLELLNKSEKRVIKTEQIHSSIVFHCQSNRHKSKDFTIKADGIISKDCNSIIRTIHADCLPIYFLDIQNDVFALIHSGWQGTLNQIARHTLNDMVRYYKLNLEDIQVVIGPGIDFDNYQVGSEIYQKFRSKWNLDLKFFKADQEKDKYKLDLKQANKELLVQSGIPSKNIFISNLSTYDSPDLFHSYRRDGNSAGRMAAFIYKVRSNP; from the coding sequence TTGAAAAATTATCGACTTTTATTTACTCTCAAAGGCTATGATTATCCTGTTTTATTGGAGTTACTAAATAAGTCAGAAAAAAGAGTTATAAAAACAGAACAGATTCATAGCAGTATAGTTTTTCATTGTCAGAGTAACAGGCATAAATCAAAAGATTTTACTATAAAAGCAGATGGAATTATCAGCAAAGATTGTAATTCAATCATAAGGACAATTCATGCTGATTGTCTGCCTATATATTTCCTGGACATACAAAATGATGTTTTTGCTCTTATTCATTCTGGCTGGCAGGGAACTTTAAACCAAATTGCCAGACATACTTTAAATGATATGGTAAGATATTATAAACTTAATTTAGAGGATATTCAGGTTGTTATTGGTCCTGGAATTGATTTTGATAATTATCAGGTTGGCAGTGAAATATATCAAAAATTCAGGAGTAAATGGAATTTAGATTTAAAATTCTTTAAAGCTGATCAGGAAAAAGATAAATATAAGCTAGATTTAAAACAGGCTAATAAAGAGCTCCTGGTCCAATCAGGCATTCCATCTAAAAATATTTTTATTAGTAATTTATCGACATATGATTCTCCAGATTTATTTCATTCATACCGTCGTGATGGAAATTCTGCTGGAAGAATGGCTGCATTTATTTATAAAGTAAGGAGTAATCCCTGA
- the ftsZ gene encoding cell division protein FtsZ, whose amino-acid sequence MFDIGTEMEKFANIKVVGVGGGGNNAVNRMIEDGLEGVEFIAINTDAQVLMSSSAGVTIRIGEKLTRGLGAGANPEVGREAAEESKEEIEDAVSGADMVFITAGMGGGTGTGAAPVVAQAAKDQGALTVGVVTKPFTVEGTKRMDNAEDGIKELEDNVDTLIIIPNDRLLEVAEKKTSLVDAFKIADDVLRQGVQGISDLITITGIINLDFGDVKTIMTDAGSALMGIGTARGENRAEEAARNAIDSPLLEASVDGAQGVLINITGGNNLGIHEAYEAAKIVKEVSDPDANIILGAVIDQDLEEDVMVTVIATGFNRSKSIEKESGSKQRTDFNSSEIDLEPVGGEDELDIPAFLRKNS is encoded by the coding sequence GTGTTTGATATAGGAACAGAAATGGAGAAATTTGCAAATATAAAAGTTGTCGGTGTTGGTGGTGGAGGAAATAATGCTGTTAATAGGATGATTGAAGATGGTCTAGAAGGTGTTGAATTCATTGCTATTAATACTGATGCCCAGGTTTTAATGTCATCCAGTGCAGGAGTTACAATCAGGATAGGTGAAAAATTAACCCGTGGTCTAGGAGCAGGAGCTAATCCGGAAGTCGGGAGAGAGGCAGCAGAAGAAAGCAAAGAGGAAATAGAAGATGCCGTCTCTGGAGCTGATATGGTCTTCATAACTGCAGGCATGGGCGGAGGAACAGGAACTGGTGCTGCCCCTGTTGTTGCTCAGGCAGCAAAGGATCAGGGAGCATTGACTGTTGGTGTTGTCACCAAGCCATTTACAGTTGAAGGTACTAAAAGGATGGATAATGCTGAAGATGGTATTAAAGAATTAGAAGATAATGTAGATACATTAATAATTATACCCAATGATAGATTATTAGAGGTTGCAGAGAAAAAGACCAGCCTTGTTGATGCCTTTAAAATTGCTGATGATGTTTTACGTCAGGGTGTCCAGGGTATTTCTGACCTGATTACAATTACAGGTATAATAAACCTTGACTTTGGTGATGTTAAGACTATTATGACTGATGCCGGCTCTGCTCTGATGGGAATAGGTACTGCCAGAGGAGAAAATAGAGCTGAAGAAGCAGCCCGTAATGCTATTGATTCGCCATTATTAGAAGCTTCTGTTGATGGAGCTCAGGGTGTTTTAATTAATATTACAGGTGGCAATAATCTCGGGATTCATGAAGCATATGAAGCTGCTAAAATTGTAAAAGAGGTATCTGATCCAGATGCTAATATTATTCTAGGTGCTGTGATTGATCAGGATTTAGAAGAAGATGTTATGGTAACAGTTATTGCAACAGGTTTTAATCGCTCAAAATCTATTGAAAAAGAATCTGGTAGCAAGCAAAGAACAGATTTTAATAGTAGTGAAATAGATTTAGAGCCAGTCGGTGGAGAAGATGAACTTGATATTCCGGCATTTCTAAGAAAGAATAGTTAA
- the murC gene encoding UDP-N-acetylmuramate--L-alanine ligase — translation MDGLNKFKDKKIHFIGIGGISMSAIANFLLDYDINVTGSDLSYNNKIKELESRGVMINIEHDEENVKSADIIVISSAIPDENPELTYARDNNIKVFKRAEMLAEIAKDKRLIAVSGSHGKTTTTGMLTSIFLQSDRDPSIMIGGDIDLIAGNYKSGEGEFFITEADESDGSLLYFDPDISIVTNIEPEHLDYYGGEEDLYDTMYEFIKKTGESGIILCLEDEGVNTNLIKSRLNKDGALEFTGYGLTNGDYRADIIKNNNFFTSYNLFYQGEFIDKIEMQLTGEHNVLNSLAAIAAARKAGLDWNDIIDGLFNFKGVKRRFEFKGEVNSIKFIDDYAHHPSELETVIKSAKNLKSNKIRFVFQPHRYTRTRDLWNDFKEVLSDRDVFYYIVDIYSANQPKIDNISSKKLVAEIKSNEPDVKIEYIGSIDEATNKLKKIIEEDNLFLTVGAGDVYKIGDRILKSLRSEQNA, via the coding sequence ATGGATGGATTGAATAAATTTAAAGATAAAAAAATTCATTTCATTGGCATTGGTGGAATCTCTATGAGTGCTATTGCTAATTTTTTGCTGGATTACGATATAAATGTAACTGGTTCTGATTTGTCTTACAATAATAAAATTAAGGAACTGGAATCAAGGGGTGTTATGATTAATATAGAACATGATGAAGAAAATGTAAAGTCTGCAGATATAATTGTAATAAGCAGTGCGATTCCAGATGAAAACCCTGAGTTAACATATGCAAGGGATAATAATATTAAAGTTTTCAAAAGGGCAGAGATGCTGGCTGAAATTGCTAAAGATAAAAGGTTGATTGCAGTTAGTGGTAGTCATGGAAAAACTACAACTACAGGAATGTTAACGAGTATCTTTTTGCAGTCAGATAGAGATCCTTCTATCATGATTGGCGGAGATATAGATTTAATAGCTGGTAATTATAAATCTGGAGAGGGAGAATTCTTTATTACTGAAGCTGATGAGAGTGATGGCTCTTTACTTTACTTTGACCCTGATATATCCATAGTAACAAATATTGAACCAGAACATTTAGACTATTATGGTGGCGAAGAAGATTTATATGATACTATGTATGAGTTTATCAAAAAGACAGGTGAATCTGGAATAATTCTCTGTTTAGAGGATGAAGGAGTAAATACTAACTTAATAAAAAGTAGATTAAATAAGGATGGTGCTTTAGAATTTACTGGTTATGGTTTAACAAATGGTGATTATAGGGCTGACATAATAAAAAACAACAATTTTTTTACATCTTATAATCTTTTTTATCAGGGAGAATTTATTGATAAAATTGAGATGCAGTTGACTGGAGAACATAATGTACTAAATTCTCTTGCTGCCATTGCGGCAGCAAGAAAGGCCGGCTTAGACTGGAACGATATTATAGATGGTTTATTTAATTTTAAAGGGGTTAAAAGGAGGTTTGAGTTTAAAGGAGAAGTCAATAGTATAAAATTTATTGATGATTATGCTCATCACCCAAGTGAATTAGAAACAGTAATAAAATCAGCTAAAAATCTAAAATCAAATAAGATACGCTTTGTTTTTCAGCCTCATAGATATACAAGGACGAGAGATTTATGGAATGATTTCAAAGAAGTTTTGAGTGATAGAGATGTATTTTATTATATTGTTGATATTTATAGTGCCAATCAGCCTAAAATTGATAATATAAGTTCAAAAAAATTAGTAGCTGAGATTAAATCAAACGAGCCTGATGTTAAAATAGAATATATTGGTTCTATAGATGAAGCAACTAATAAATTGAAAAAGATTATAGAAGAGGATAATTTATTTTTAACAGTCGGGGCAGGAGATGTTTATAAAATTGGAGATAGGATATTAAAGTCTTTAAGAAGTGAGCAGAATGCTTAA
- the ftsW gene encoding putative lipid II flippase FtsW: MEEKNSNIDFPLLIITLILILIGLIMIMSASGVRAYNRYGNAHYFFSRQLLFVLAGLILMLIASRLDYNIYYKYSRIILGLGFILLTLVLIPGIGRTAGGATRWISLGFFDFQPSEAIKLALIIYIASFVTRKSSKIQDFKKGILPVVIIIGLSAFLIMQQPDMGTAVNIIGFSFIILLVGGMRFKHLFGLSIPGVLLMGYYISSAPYRLNRVQTFLNPWEDPRGSGYHIIQSLLALGSGGLTGVGPGNSRQKFLYLPEPGTDFIFAILGEEFGFIGAAFVIILFGFFAYRGVLIALNARDLFGSLLATGITSMIIIQVLINIGAVTSLLPVTGITLPFISYGGSSLLISLYAVGILFNISRHSQ; encoded by the coding sequence ATGGAGGAAAAGAATTCAAATATTGATTTTCCTCTTTTAATAATTACTCTAATATTGATTTTAATCGGGCTGATAATGATTATGAGTGCAAGTGGAGTCAGGGCCTATAATCGCTATGGCAATGCTCACTATTTTTTTTCCAGGCAGCTTTTATTTGTTCTAGCAGGGTTAATATTAATGCTTATTGCTTCCAGGCTTGATTATAATATTTATTATAAGTATTCTAGAATAATTCTAGGTTTAGGCTTTATTTTGCTGACCTTAGTTTTAATCCCAGGTATAGGTAGAACTGCAGGGGGTGCAACAAGATGGATTTCTTTAGGCTTTTTTGATTTCCAACCCTCTGAAGCTATTAAACTGGCATTAATTATTTATATTGCCAGTTTTGTTACCAGGAAATCTTCAAAAATTCAAGATTTTAAAAAAGGAATTTTACCTGTAGTTATAATAATTGGTCTTTCAGCATTTTTAATAATGCAGCAACCTGATATGGGAACCGCTGTTAATATAATAGGTTTTTCATTTATTATATTATTAGTTGGTGGAATGAGATTTAAACATCTTTTTGGGCTGTCAATACCAGGTGTATTACTAATGGGTTATTATATCAGCTCAGCTCCCTACAGGCTTAATAGGGTTCAAACTTTTCTAAACCCCTGGGAAGACCCACGGGGTAGCGGTTATCATATAATTCAATCTTTACTGGCTTTAGGTTCTGGAGGCTTAACAGGGGTAGGTCCTGGAAATAGCAGGCAAAAGTTTTTGTATTTGCCAGAACCAGGGACTGATTTTATATTTGCTATTCTAGGTGAAGAATTTGGATTTATAGGTGCAGCTTTTGTTATAATATTATTTGGTTTTTTTGCTTATAGAGGAGTCTTAATAGCTTTAAATGCTAGAGACCTTTTTGGTTCTTTACTTGCTACTGGTATTACGTCAATGATAATAATTCAGGTTTTAATAAATATTGGTGCTGTAACTTCTCTATTGCCAGTTACAGGAATTACTTTACCATTTATAAGCTATGGAGGGAGTTCACTATTGATATCATTATATGCTGTTGGTATTTTATTTAATATATCCAGGCATAGTCAGTAA
- the ftsA gene encoding cell division protein FtsA has protein sequence MSQTKVIAGLDVGTKKICALIAEVNQDDKIEIVGLGIAPSDGLRKGIVVDIDKASNSISEAVKKAERMAGIEVGSVYVGIAGSHINSVNSHGVVAVTGSNKEVKESDIERVMEAARVIPLSQEEKIIHVIPREFIIDGTKGIKQPQGMSGVRLEVETHIVKGSTTSINNLVKSVEKAGLEVNELVLDQLASSYSVLSNDEKELGVALVDIGGGTTDFIVFHEGNIKYTSVLPVGGNHVSNDIAVGLRTPISEAEKIKILHGIASCDEIDEDQKIDVLKASGNEKQKISKNYLCQVIEPRMEEMFSMVEREIKKTGTKDMTPAGLVITGGASLLDGSCSLASQITGLPVRLGEPDYISGFSDVIDNPVYVKKDGRIPTPVFSTGVGLIIYAINNSKSVSTHTKKRNKRNNKEIVNSFFNKLKTFFDDFF, from the coding sequence TTGTCACAAACTAAAGTAATTGCCGGTTTAGATGTTGGAACAAAAAAAATATGTGCTTTAATTGCTGAAGTAAATCAGGATGATAAAATTGAAATTGTAGGGTTAGGAATTGCACCTTCAGATGGTTTAAGAAAAGGAATAGTTGTTGACATTGACAAAGCTTCCAATTCTATTTCTGAAGCTGTCAAAAAAGCAGAGAGAATGGCTGGTATTGAAGTTGGCTCAGTATATGTTGGTATAGCTGGTTCTCATATTAATTCTGTTAATAGTCACGGAGTTGTTGCAGTAACAGGGAGTAATAAGGAAGTTAAAGAATCTGATATTGAGAGGGTTATGGAGGCTGCTAGAGTAATTCCTTTGTCCCAGGAAGAAAAAATAATCCATGTTATCCCAAGAGAATTTATAATTGATGGGACCAAGGGGATTAAGCAACCTCAGGGTATGTCTGGTGTTAGACTTGAAGTTGAAACTCATATTGTCAAAGGTTCTACAACATCAATTAATAATCTTGTTAAAAGTGTTGAGAAAGCTGGATTAGAAGTTAATGAATTAGTTTTAGATCAATTAGCTTCAAGCTATTCAGTGCTCTCTAATGATGAAAAGGAGTTAGGTGTTGCCCTTGTAGATATTGGAGGTGGAACAACTGATTTTATAGTATTCCATGAAGGAAATATCAAGTATACTTCTGTTCTTCCAGTTGGCGGAAATCATGTAAGTAATGATATTGCCGTTGGTTTAAGAACGCCTATTTCTGAAGCTGAAAAGATTAAGATTTTACATGGTATAGCAAGTTGCGATGAAATTGATGAGGATCAAAAAATTGATGTTTTAAAGGCAAGTGGAAATGAAAAACAAAAGATTTCAAAAAATTATCTCTGTCAGGTTATTGAACCGAGAATGGAAGAGATGTTTTCAATGGTAGAAAGAGAGATTAAAAAGACCGGGACTAAAGATATGACACCTGCAGGACTGGTTATTACAGGTGGAGCCTCTTTATTAGATGGGAGTTGTAGCCTGGCTTCTCAGATTACCGGTTTACCAGTAAGGTTAGGTGAACCTGATTACATAAGTGGATTTTCTGATGTTATTGATAATCCTGTTTATGTAAAAAAAGATGGAAGAATTCCTACACCTGTATTTTCTACAGGGGTCGGTCTAATAATCTATGCAATAAATAATAGTAAATCAGTTAGTACTCATACTAAAAAAAGGAACAAGCGAAATAATAAAGAAATAGTGAATTCATTTTTTAATAAACTGAAGACATTCTTTGATGATTTCTTTTAA
- a CDS encoding cell division protein FtsQ/DivIB: protein MLKYLVIVVVLALGIGIIFGSSFFEINEVIIRGYDEEDVEIADIRGENIFIADLELIKDELKEDPYIESVDVSRSFPNRLIFQVNYNRPIAAIINDGNYIVYNKYNRIIAENIENNRYDLPVLKDTPYYFSGNNIVIPAVQDNLLNKLELLPLELREDIKEVHFDPVGISMVTKQGYDIRVGTSENLEEKFIILISAWYEGILDDEEIEYVDITAPERPVIKK, encoded by the coding sequence ATGCTTAAGTATCTGGTTATTGTAGTTGTTTTAGCACTTGGGATTGGAATTATTTTCGGCTCATCCTTTTTTGAGATAAATGAAGTAATAATTAGAGGATATGATGAAGAGGATGTTGAAATAGCAGATATAAGGGGCGAAAATATTTTTATAGCTGATTTAGAGTTAATTAAAGATGAACTAAAGGAAGATCCCTATATTGAGTCTGTAGATGTTTCCAGGAGTTTTCCAAATCGCTTGATATTCCAGGTGAATTATAATAGACCTATTGCAGCGATTATAAATGATGGAAATTACATTGTTTATAATAAATATAATAGAATTATTGCTGAAAATATTGAGAATAATAGGTATGACCTTCCTGTATTAAAAGATACACCCTATTATTTTTCAGGCAACAATATAGTTATTCCTGCAGTTCAGGACAACCTGTTAAATAAACTTGAATTACTACCCCTTGAATTAAGGGAGGATATTAAGGAGGTTCATTTTGATCCAGTGGGAATCTCTATGGTTACAAAGCAGGGATATGATATAAGAGTTGGGACATCAGAAAATTTAGAAGAAAAGTTTATCATACTTATATCTGCATGGTATGAAGGGATTCTAGATGATGAAGAAATAGAATATGTTGATATAACTGCTCCAGAAAGACCTGTCATAAAAAAATAG
- the murG gene encoding undecaprenyldiphospho-muramoylpentapeptide beta-N-acetylglucosaminyltransferase codes for MRLVLSGGGTGGHIFPAIALANKCLDEDGEVFYLGGEKSLEEKITGKEGISFYSLPVKPLPRKINFELFSSGFSNFKAVLKARKILKEIEPDIVVGTGGYVSGATILAARLLNIKTLIHEQNSVPGLTNKISAKFVDKIAISYEQTERYFNKKDKVILTGNPVRKEILTTCSKDAREKFSFPKNNDVLLVMGGSQGAASINELMLEIYDDLIEVDNLNIIHITGEKDYKNIKRKVDTYDLLDGKIIISSFMDDIENALAVANLVISRAGAVSIAEITALGLPSILIPYPYATNNHQEKNARVLEESGAAIIYKDDEFNSKLIFNKIKELLSDRNKLDKMSCASSMIGKPEALDNIYGLACDLVYHGSTLDDKE; via the coding sequence ATGAGATTAGTTTTATCAGGTGGAGGCACTGGAGGTCATATATTTCCAGCGATTGCACTTGCTAATAAATGCCTGGATGAAGATGGCGAAGTTTTTTATCTAGGTGGCGAAAAGAGTTTAGAAGAAAAGATAACAGGCAAAGAAGGTATTTCTTTTTATAGTTTACCTGTAAAGCCACTTCCTAGAAAAATAAATTTTGAGTTATTTAGCTCTGGATTTTCAAACTTTAAAGCAGTTTTAAAGGCAAGGAAAATTTTAAAAGAGATAGAACCGGATATAGTTGTTGGTACTGGTGGTTATGTATCTGGAGCAACTATTTTAGCTGCAAGATTATTAAATATCAAAACTCTTATCCATGAGCAGAATTCAGTACCAGGTTTAACAAATAAGATATCTGCTAAGTTTGTAGATAAAATTGCTATAAGTTATGAACAGACAGAAAGATATTTTAATAAAAAAGATAAAGTTATTTTGACCGGTAATCCAGTCAGAAAAGAGATTTTAACAACCTGTTCTAAAGATGCCAGGGAAAAGTTTTCATTTCCTAAAAATAACGATGTTTTACTGGTCATGGGTGGGAGCCAGGGAGCAGCCAGTATAAATGAACTCATGCTGGAAATCTATGATGATTTAATAGAGGTAGATAATCTTAATATAATTCATATAACCGGGGAGAAGGATTATAAAAATATCAAAAGAAAAGTTGATACATATGATCTTTTAGATGGGAAAATAATCATCTCATCTTTTATGGATGATATTGAAAATGCTCTAGCGGTGGCCAATCTAGTAATAAGTAGGGCCGGGGCAGTCAGTATAGCAGAAATAACTGCACTTGGTTTGCCATCAATTTTAATTCCTTATCCCTATGCAACTAACAATCACCAGGAAAAGAATGCCAGGGTTTTAGAAGAATCAGGAGCTGCCATTATTTATAAAGATGATGAATTTAATAGTAAACTTATATTTAATAAAATTAAAGAATTATTAAGTGACAGAAATAAACTTGATAAAATGAGCTGTGCCAGCAGTATGATAGGAAAACCAGAGGCTTTAGATAATATTTATGGCTTAGCCTGTGATTTGGTTTATCATGGTAGCACTTTAGATGATAAGGAGTAG
- the nrdR gene encoding transcriptional regulator NrdR, with protein MKCPFCSNLNSKVIDSRTTENNTTIRRRRECLDCQERFTTYERYEKVPLMVRKKDGTREMFSEDKILAGLYKACEKRSISPEKLNQLVIEVKQELQNRMDEEVTSDEIGKLVMKKLKDLDQVAYVRFASVYRQFKDVETFKKELDRLLKDE; from the coding sequence ATGAAATGCCCATTCTGTTCAAATTTAAATAGTAAAGTCATTGATTCAAGAACTACTGAAAATAATACCACAATCAGACGCCGAAGAGAATGCCTTGATTGTCAGGAAAGATTTACTACCTATGAAAGATATGAGAAAGTACCATTGATGGTCAGGAAAAAAGATGGTACTAGAGAGATGTTTTCAGAGGATAAGATCCTTGCCGGGCTTTATAAAGCCTGTGAGAAAAGATCAATTTCCCCAGAAAAGCTTAATCAGCTTGTAATAGAGGTTAAGCAAGAATTGCAAAACAGGATGGACGAAGAAGTTACCAGCGATGAAATTGGTAAGTTAGTAATGAAAAAGTTAAAGGACCTGGATCAGGTTGCTTATGTTCGTTTTGCTTCTGTTTACAGGCAATTTAAAGATGTTGAAACTTTTAAAAAGGAATTAGATAGACTATTAAAAGATGAGTAA